From Cognatishimia activa, one genomic window encodes:
- the rplB gene encoding 50S ribosomal protein L2, with protein sequence MALKSYKPTTPGQRGLVLIDRSELWKGRPVKSLTEGLTKSGGRNNTGRITSRRRGGGAKRLYRIVDFKRNKFDVAATVERIEYDPNRTAFIALVKYEDGEQAYILAPQRLAVGDQVIASAKADIKPGNAMPFSGLPIGTIVHNIELKPGKGGQIARAAGTYAQFVGRDGGYAQIRLSSGELRMVRQECMATVGAVSNPDNSNQNYGKAGRMRHKGIRPSVRGVVMNPIDHPHGGGEGRTSGGRHPVTPWGKPTKGKRTRNKNKASQKLIIRSRHAKKKGR encoded by the coding sequence ATGGCACTCAAGTCGTATAAACCGACGACGCCGGGCCAGCGTGGGCTGGTTCTGATCGACCGTTCGGAGCTTTGGAAAGGACGTCCAGTCAAGTCCCTCACAGAGGGTTTGACCAAATCGGGCGGCCGGAACAATACCGGACGGATCACTTCTCGTCGTCGTGGCGGTGGCGCAAAGCGTCTGTACCGGATCGTTGATTTCAAACGGAACAAGTTTGATGTCGCGGCAACTGTAGAGCGGATCGAATACGACCCGAACCGGACCGCGTTCATCGCACTCGTGAAATACGAAGATGGCGAGCAAGCTTACATCCTGGCGCCTCAGCGTCTGGCTGTCGGTGATCAGGTCATCGCGTCTGCAAAAGCAGACATCAAACCAGGTAACGCAATGCCGTTCTCTGGTCTGCCAATCGGTACCATCGTGCACAACATCGAACTGAAGCCTGGTAAAGGTGGTCAGATCGCACGTGCAGCGGGCACCTACGCTCAGTTCGTAGGCCGTGACGGTGGCTACGCTCAGATCCGCCTTTCTTCTGGCGAACTGCGCATGGTCCGTCAGGAATGCATGGCAACCGTTGGTGCGGTATCCAACCCAGACAACTCCAACCAGAACTACGGTAAAGCTGGTCGTATGCGCCACAAAGGCATCCGCCCATCCGTCCGTGGTGTTGTTATGAACCCAATCGACCACCCGCACGGTGGTGGTGAAGGTCGTACCTCTGGTGGTCGTCACCCGGTTACTCCTTGGGGTAAACCGACAAAGGGTAAGCGCACTCGCAACAAGAACAAAGCGTCGCAAAAGCTTATTATCCGCTCGCGTCACGCCAAGAAGAAGGGACGTTAA
- the rpsC gene encoding 30S ribosomal protein S3, producing the protein MGHKVNPVGMRLQINRTWDSRWYADTKDYGDLLLEDLKIREFIKKECKQAGVARVIIERPHKKCRVTIHTARPGVIIGKKGADIEVLRKKIAAMTESELHLNIVEVRKPELDAQLVGESIAQQLERRVSFRRAMKRAVQNAMRMGALGIRVNVAGRLGGAEIARTEWYREGRVPLHTLRADIDYAHSEAMTPYGIIGIKTWIFKGEIMEHDPAARDRKAQELQDGPAPRGAGGRR; encoded by the coding sequence ATGGGACATAAAGTCAATCCGGTCGGCATGCGCCTGCAGATCAACCGTACTTGGGACAGCCGCTGGTACGCGGACACCAAAGACTACGGCGATCTTCTGCTTGAAGACCTGAAAATCCGTGAGTTCATCAAAAAAGAGTGCAAGCAAGCTGGTGTTGCACGTGTGATCATTGAACGTCCGCACAAGAAGTGCCGCGTGACAATCCACACTGCACGTCCTGGCGTTATTATCGGCAAGAAAGGCGCGGACATTGAAGTTCTGCGTAAGAAGATTGCTGCGATGACCGAAAGCGAACTGCACCTGAACATCGTTGAAGTACGTAAGCCAGAGCTCGACGCTCAGCTGGTTGGCGAGTCCATCGCTCAGCAGCTGGAACGCCGTGTATCTTTCCGTCGTGCGATGAAACGTGCGGTTCAGAACGCAATGCGTATGGGTGCTCTGGGCATCCGCGTGAACGTTGCAGGTCGTCTGGGCGGCGCGGAAATCGCGCGTACCGAATGGTACCGTGAAGGTCGTGTGCCTTTGCACACTCTGCGTGCAGACATCGATTACGCACACTCCGAAGCGATGACACCTTACGGTATCATCGGGATCAAAACCTGGATCTTCAAAGGCGAGATCATGGAACACGATCCAGCGGCGCGTGACCGTAAAGCACA
- the rpsS gene encoding 30S ribosomal protein S19 produces MSRSVWKGPFVDSYVLKKAEAARESGRNEVIKIWSRRSTILPQFVGLTFGVYNGQKHVPVLVSEEMIGQKFGEYSPTRTYYGHAADKKAKRK; encoded by the coding sequence ATGTCTCGTTCAGTCTGGAAAGGCCCTTTTGTTGACTCTTATGTCCTCAAGAAGGCAGAAGCAGCTCGCGAAAGCGGCCGCAACGAAGTGATCAAAATCTGGTCCCGTCGTTCCACCATCCTGCCACAGTTCGTTGGCCTGACATTTGGTGTGTACAACGGTCAAAAACACGTACCAGTTTTGGTTTCCGAAGAAATGATCGGCCAGAAGTTTGGTGAATATTCACCAACCCGTACCTACTACGGTCACGCGGCTGATAAAAAAGCGAAACGGAAGTAA
- the rplV gene encoding 50S ribosomal protein L22: MGKAKNPRRVADNEAMAKLRMLRTSPQKLNLVAGMIRGKKVEKALTDLTFSNKRVAQDVKKCLQSAIANAENNHNLDVDELIVAEAYVGKNLTMKRGRPRARGRFGKIIKPFAEITIKVRQVEEQA, from the coding sequence ATGGGCAAGGCAAAGAATCCCCGCCGCGTGGCAGATAACGAAGCAATGGCAAAACTGCGCATGCTCCGTACTTCCCCGCAAAAACTGAACCTGGTTGCTGGCATGATCCGCGGCAAGAAAGTTGAGAAGGCTCTGACCGACCTGACTTTCTCCAACAAGCGTGTCGCTCAGGACGTGAAGAAATGCCTTCAGTCCGCCATCGCCAATGCTGAAAACAACCACAACCTGGATGTGGACGAACTGATCGTGGCAGAAGCTTACGTTGGTAAGAACCTGACCATGAAGCGCGGTCGTCCTCGTGCACGTGGCCGTTTCGGCAAAATCATCAAGCCATTTGCTGAGATCACCATCAAGGTGCGTCAAGTAGAGGAGCAAGCCTAA